In Candidatus Polarisedimenticolia bacterium, one DNA window encodes the following:
- a CDS encoding protein kinase, protein MKAPAAGETLSHYRLIEKIGEGGMGIVFRALDLRLEREVAVKVLPAGTLTDEAAKTRFRQEAMTLSRLNHPHIAVVHDFDSRDGIDFLVMELLEGETLAARLKKGSLPPEQVLRYGIEIAEALDRAHRIGIVHRDLKPGNIMITPHGAKLLDFGLAKLRKPEGDAAAGLSSLATEARELTAQGTILGTFQYMAPEQLEGKPADARSDLFAFGAVLYEMSTGRKAFEGKSQASLIAAIMGGDPPPISKIQPMSPPAFDQLVKTCLAKDTEERWQTAHDVKLQLQWIAEGGSQVGLPAPVTARRRGRERWAWAVAAILALVAVGLGASLWTRKAPPQRAVRSSILPPEGAKFNFLRRASGALSLSPDGRYLTFSVLSAEGNQSLWIRPLDSDTARPLPGTKGAEWPFWSPDSRFIAFFADSKLKRIDLTGSPAVTIAEAGDGRGGSWNRDGVIVFAPTTEAGIHRVSSTGGTSTPVTRLDEEHGETTHRWPSFLPDGRHFLYLGASHQPGRNEVNSVYAAELGSGKPKLLLHVRSNVAYASGYLLYERDRVLMAQRFDAASLALTGEPVPLAEGVDLAPEFFRAIFAVSEAGLLALRAGGAEVNAQLKWYDREGREIGKVGEPGAYDGIVLSPDAKRAVVSLNNRDSGRADLWMLDLLRGVRTRFTFGTANEYGPVWSPDGTKVVYSVTAKADDLFVKPSAGGQEEPFFQNAEDKRPTCWSGDGRLIVFDTKDLKRDTRSDIAYVPVSGNKEPKFYLKTEFNETAGQLSPDGRWMLYLSDESGKNELYAAAFPGPGGKWQVSSGGAIAGKWVRGGAEILYADYESGVMSVGVRASGASLDFDAPRLLFRMKATLGGDITADGERLILAVGPEMEKEIPISILSHWPALLNR, encoded by the coding sequence ATGAAAGCTCCCGCCGCGGGCGAAACGCTTTCCCACTACCGCCTCATCGAGAAGATCGGCGAGGGCGGCATGGGGATCGTGTTCCGGGCGCTCGACCTCCGCCTGGAGCGGGAGGTGGCGGTGAAGGTCTTGCCCGCCGGGACGCTGACGGACGAAGCGGCGAAGACGCGCTTCCGCCAGGAGGCGATGACTCTCTCCCGGCTGAACCACCCTCACATCGCCGTGGTGCACGATTTCGACTCGCGCGACGGAATCGACTTCCTGGTGATGGAGCTCCTGGAAGGCGAGACGCTCGCCGCCCGGCTGAAGAAAGGGTCGCTGCCGCCTGAACAAGTGCTGCGCTACGGCATCGAGATCGCCGAGGCTCTGGATCGGGCGCACCGGATCGGGATCGTGCACCGCGATCTCAAGCCCGGGAACATCATGATCACGCCCCACGGCGCCAAGCTCCTCGATTTCGGCCTCGCCAAGCTCCGCAAGCCGGAGGGAGATGCCGCCGCCGGCCTGTCCTCGTTGGCCACGGAGGCGCGGGAGCTCACGGCCCAGGGAACGATCCTGGGAACGTTCCAGTACATGGCTCCGGAGCAGCTGGAAGGAAAGCCCGCGGACGCGCGCAGCGATCTCTTCGCCTTCGGCGCCGTCCTGTACGAAATGTCGACGGGGCGGAAGGCGTTCGAAGGGAAGAGCCAGGCCAGCCTGATTGCCGCGATCATGGGGGGAGACCCGCCTCCGATCTCGAAGATCCAGCCGATGTCTCCTCCGGCGTTCGACCAGCTGGTGAAGACGTGTCTCGCCAAGGATACCGAGGAGCGCTGGCAGACCGCCCACGACGTGAAGCTGCAGCTTCAATGGATCGCGGAGGGCGGCTCCCAGGTGGGACTGCCGGCGCCGGTGACCGCGCGCCGTAGAGGGAGGGAGCGGTGGGCTTGGGCCGTGGCAGCGATATTGGCCCTCGTCGCCGTCGGTCTCGGCGCGTCGCTCTGGACGCGCAAAGCCCCCCCGCAGAGGGCCGTGCGCAGCTCGATCCTGCCGCCCGAAGGGGCGAAGTTCAATTTTCTCCGCCGTGCGTCGGGCGCGCTTTCCCTTTCGCCGGATGGACGTTACTTGACTTTTTCCGTGCTCTCGGCGGAAGGGAACCAATCTCTATGGATCCGGCCGCTCGACTCCGACACCGCCCGCCCTCTGCCCGGGACGAAGGGCGCCGAGTGGCCCTTCTGGTCTCCCGACAGCCGCTTCATCGCCTTCTTCGCCGACTCCAAGCTGAAACGCATCGACCTGACGGGCTCGCCCGCCGTGACGATCGCCGAAGCGGGGGATGGACGCGGCGGATCCTGGAATCGCGACGGAGTCATCGTGTTCGCGCCGACGACGGAGGCCGGAATCCACCGCGTCTCGTCCACGGGAGGCACCTCGACTCCCGTGACGCGGCTCGACGAGGAGCACGGCGAGACCACCCATCGCTGGCCCTCGTTCCTTCCGGATGGGAGGCATTTCCTCTATCTGGGAGCCTCGCACCAGCCGGGGAGGAACGAAGTCAATTCCGTCTACGCGGCGGAGCTGGGCTCCGGAAAGCCGAAGTTGCTCCTGCACGTGCGGTCCAACGTCGCCTATGCCTCCGGCTATCTTCTCTACGAACGGGACAGGGTCCTCATGGCCCAACGCTTCGACGCCGCAAGCCTTGCTCTGACCGGCGAGCCCGTTCCCCTCGCCGAGGGAGTCGACCTCGCTCCGGAGTTCTTTCGAGCCATCTTCGCCGTCTCGGAGGCAGGGCTTCTGGCCCTAAGGGCCGGCGGGGCGGAAGTCAATGCGCAGCTCAAGTGGTACGACCGCGAGGGCCGCGAGATCGGCAAAGTCGGCGAGCCCGGCGCCTACGATGGCATCGTGCTCTCTCCCGACGCAAAGCGGGCCGTGGTTTCGCTCAACAATCGGGACTCGGGCAGAGCCGATCTCTGGATGCTCGATCTCCTGCGGGGAGTCCGGACACGGTTCACGTTCGGAACGGCCAACGAATATGGACCCGTCTGGTCTCCGGATGGCACGAAAGTCGTCTACTCCGTCACGGCGAAAGCGGACGACCTCTTCGTGAAGCCTTCGGCGGGCGGACAGGAGGAGCCCTTCTTCCAGAACGCCGAGGACAAGCGGCCGACCTGTTGGTCGGGCGACGGCCGCCTGATCGTATTCGATACCAAAGATCTGAAGAGAGACACGCGATCCGACATCGCCTACGTTCCCGTCTCCGGAAACAAGGAGCCGAAGTTCTATCTGAAGACGGAATTCAATGAGACCGCCGGGCAGCTTTCGCCCGACGGGCGATGGATGCTCTACCTGTCGGACGAGTCGGGAAAAAATGAGCTGTATGCGGCCGCCTTCCCCGGGCCGGGAGGGAAGTGGCAGGTTTCGAGCGGCGGAGCGATCGCCGGAAAATGGGTCCGCGGCGGCGCGGAGATCCTGTACGCGGACTACGAATCGGGTGTGATGTCCGTCGGAGTCCGCGCCTCGGGCGCGAGCCTGGACTTCGACGCTCCCCGGCTTCTCTTCCGGATGAAGGCTACGCTCGGCGGAGACATCACCGCCGACGGGGAAAGGCTCATCCTCGCCGTGGGCCCCGAGATGGAAAAGGAAATCCCGATCTCGATCCTGTCGCATTGGCCCGCCTTGCTGAATCGATAG
- a CDS encoding efflux RND transporter periplasmic adaptor subunit has product MSRKAKRALIVTIGLVAIAAAGYFIFLRVGQPAEAKYRVQRVDEGDVTMTVTATGTISPVTTVLVGSQVSGIIAGLHADFNSPVKKGQVLADLDPTPFQAQVEQRRADLRQVEVQMQNASASFHRQEQLLAQNLASQADFDAAKAAYDGGRAQVDQARAALRQAQTNLTYTKIISPIDGVVVDRQYDVGQTVAASFQAPTLFTIAQDLKQMQVQADVDQSDIGRVQVGQTARFTVDAYPEENFSGKISQIRLNATVNQNIITYPVILAVPNPEEKLRPKMTADVTIEVAQVHGVLRVPNAALRFRPTDQSSESRGAAARGTASQGAANSGQGRPPRGGGLAAAAEPFGRAGAGRARGLGTQTVYVDTGGDRLKAVSIRTGISDGRFTQVLEGELKPGDSVVVGQETAKSDRNATPLPIGGGRMR; this is encoded by the coding sequence ATGAGCCGGAAAGCGAAGCGCGCCCTCATCGTGACGATCGGGCTCGTCGCGATCGCCGCCGCGGGCTATTTCATCTTCCTGCGCGTAGGTCAGCCGGCGGAGGCGAAGTACCGCGTCCAGCGCGTGGATGAAGGCGACGTCACGATGACGGTCACCGCCACCGGGACGATCTCGCCGGTGACGACGGTCCTGGTTGGCAGCCAGGTCTCCGGGATCATCGCCGGCCTGCACGCCGACTTCAACAGTCCGGTGAAGAAGGGCCAAGTCCTGGCCGATTTGGATCCCACCCCGTTCCAGGCGCAAGTCGAGCAGCGCCGCGCCGATCTGCGGCAGGTGGAGGTCCAGATGCAGAACGCCAGCGCGAGTTTTCACCGGCAGGAACAGCTTCTGGCCCAGAACCTCGCCTCTCAGGCCGACTTCGACGCGGCGAAGGCGGCCTACGACGGAGGCCGGGCGCAGGTCGATCAGGCGAGAGCGGCCCTCCGCCAGGCTCAAACCAATCTGACGTACACGAAGATCATCTCCCCCATCGACGGCGTCGTCGTCGACCGGCAGTACGACGTCGGGCAGACGGTCGCCGCCTCGTTCCAGGCTCCGACGCTGTTCACCATCGCCCAGGATCTGAAACAGATGCAGGTCCAGGCGGACGTCGATCAATCCGACATCGGCCGCGTCCAGGTCGGTCAGACCGCCCGGTTCACCGTCGACGCCTATCCCGAGGAGAACTTCAGCGGCAAGATCTCCCAAATCCGGCTCAACGCCACGGTGAACCAGAACATCATCACCTACCCCGTCATCCTGGCCGTCCCGAATCCGGAAGAGAAGCTGCGACCCAAGATGACGGCCGACGTCACCATCGAAGTGGCGCAGGTGCATGGCGTCCTGCGCGTGCCGAACGCGGCGCTGCGCTTCCGGCCGACCGACCAGTCTTCCGAAAGTCGTGGCGCCGCAGCCCGGGGAACGGCCAGTCAAGGGGCAGCGAATTCCGGACAGGGCCGGCCGCCTCGAGGCGGCGGTCTCGCCGCCGCGGCGGAGCCATTCGGGAGAGCGGGCGCGGGCAGGGCGCGAGGGCTCGGGACGCAGACCGTCTACGTCGATACGGGCGGGGATCGTCTGAAGGCGGTGTCGATTCGCACCGGAATCTCCGACGGCCGGTTCACCCAGGTCCTCGAAGGCGAGCTCAAGCCGGGAGATTCGGTGGTCGTCGGCCAGGAGACCGCCAAGTCCGATCGCAACGCCACGCCGCTGCCGATCGGAGGAGGAAGAATGCGTTGA